The Euwallacea similis isolate ESF13 unplaced genomic scaffold, ESF131.1 scaffold_107, whole genome shotgun sequence genome window below encodes:
- the LOC136418823 gene encoding uncharacterized protein, protein MIITQITVFYQNIYDILSNIEEAITFAKLNTFHNTIIDPSEFLTELQSMKEQIPLGKLPFEPNIENLLTIENTLEIKSFAKDNSITFIIEIPLVEKVSYDLFRLLPLPVRHGEVYKVIIPRSEYLLINDQTFGYANEPCRYVSPNEYLCPQIHIDNFHDFSPCEVQLLRYEHNATRCKSITVTLGETQIQNIDDNKWILVTTKSIVGLETCKSSQSNILLDGTYAIDLEYRCNLKIRNIVLRGNRKTNRQFQIFPLLDININHTYQKPYQKIELPNLSKIDLNNIAELQNEVDLQKKENSMLLNTNLHYDRTSLLAKYLWPIVLKYKKTESPENDIVI, encoded by the exons ATGATTATCACCCAAATTACCGTCTTTTACCAGAATATTTACGATATACTTTCAAATATCGAGGAGGCAATTacctttgctaaattaaacaCCTTCCATAACACCATAATCGACCCAAGTGAATTCCTAACAGAACTACAGTCAATGAAAGAGCAAATTCCCCTAGGAAAACTACCATTCGAGCCCaacattgaaaatctattaacTATCGAAAacactttggaaataaaaagtttcgccAAAGATAACTCGATCACGTTCATCATCGAAATTCCATTAGTAGAAAAAGTTAGTTATGATTTATTCCGATTACTTCCCTTGCCCGTAAGACATGGCGAAGTATACAAAGTCATAATACCCCGATCCGAATATCTACTGATAAACGACCAAACATTCGGATACGCGAACGAACCCTGTCGGTACGTATCCCCTAATGAATATCTATGCCCTCAAATACATATAGATAACTTCCACGATTTTTCCCCATGCGAAGTACAACTCCTGCGTTACGAACACAACGCCACACGATGTAAATCAATAACTGTTACCCTGGGGGaaacacaaatacaaaacatagaCGATAATAAGTGGATCCTGGTGACCACCAAAAGTATTGTCGGATTAGAAACATGTAAATCTTCACAAAGTAACATTCTGTTGGATGGAACTTACGCAATAGATTTAGAGTATCGTtgtaatcttaaaataaggaaCATAGTTTTAAGAGGCAATAGGAAAACCAAccggcaatttcaaattttccctttgttagacataaatattaatcatacaTATCAAAAGCcataccaaaaaatagaaCTGCCTAACTTAAgcaaaatagatttaaataatatcgcCGAATTACAGAATGAGGTTGATTTGCAGAAGaaggaaaattcaatgttactAAATACTAACCTTCACTACGACAGAACCA GTTTATTAGCAAAGTATCTATGgcctattgttttaaaatacaaaaagaccGAGAGTCCAGAAAATGACATAGTAATTTAG